Proteins encoded together in one Planctomyces sp. SH-PL14 window:
- a CDS encoding acyl-CoA desaturase has protein sequence MNPQILDAPALETPATLPASPATLEIDDSQPGATVPQSVRSIERGQLNEAFDPTALKWSNVDWIVLTWMVAMHAGALAAPFYFTWSALGVTLLLHWLTCSIGICLGYHRYLSHRSFKLRTPARFMTLLIGAISGEGSPLTWAATHRMHHHKSDQDGDPHSPLEGAWWSHIMWLFVKHDFKVREMLFRHYAPDLAKDRMLMFFERTYFSILVVTGIALYMAGGLPWLLWGLCLRMVMAYHSTWFVNSATHLWGYRNYETTDQSRNLWWVAILAYGEGWHNNHHAHQHLARAGHKWWEVDPTFMAIRALQFCGLAYDVDDRLPGEVQNTRHQAA, from the coding sequence ATGAATCCACAAATTCTCGATGCTCCGGCTCTCGAAACGCCGGCCACGCTGCCTGCCTCGCCCGCCACGCTGGAAATCGACGATTCCCAGCCGGGGGCGACGGTTCCGCAGTCGGTCCGGTCGATCGAACGGGGACAGCTCAACGAAGCCTTTGACCCGACCGCTCTGAAGTGGAGCAACGTGGACTGGATCGTCCTGACGTGGATGGTCGCCATGCACGCCGGGGCGCTTGCCGCTCCCTTCTACTTCACCTGGTCCGCCCTGGGAGTCACGCTCCTGCTGCACTGGCTCACCTGCAGCATCGGGATCTGCCTCGGCTACCACCGGTATCTTTCGCACCGCTCGTTCAAACTGCGGACTCCCGCCCGGTTTATGACCCTGCTGATCGGGGCCATCTCCGGCGAAGGCTCCCCCCTGACGTGGGCCGCGACCCACCGGATGCACCACCACAAGTCCGACCAGGACGGCGACCCGCACTCGCCGCTCGAAGGCGCCTGGTGGTCCCACATCATGTGGCTGTTCGTCAAGCACGACTTCAAAGTCCGCGAGATGCTGTTCCGCCACTACGCACCGGACCTCGCGAAGGACCGGATGCTGATGTTCTTCGAGCGGACCTACTTCTCGATCCTCGTCGTGACCGGCATCGCCCTGTACATGGCGGGCGGCCTCCCGTGGCTCCTGTGGGGACTCTGCCTGCGGATGGTGATGGCCTACCACAGCACGTGGTTCGTCAACTCGGCGACCCACCTGTGGGGCTACCGCAACTACGAGACGACCGATCAGTCCCGCAACCTGTGGTGGGTGGCGATCCTGGCCTACGGCGAAGGGTGGCACAACAACCATCACGCCCACCAGCACCTGGCCCGCGCCGGGCACAAGTGGTGGGAAGTTGACCCGACCTTCATGGCGATCCGCGCCCTCCAGTTCTGCGGACTGGCCTACGATGTCGATGACCGCCTCCCGGGCGAGGTTCAGAACACTCGGCATCAGGCCGCCTGA